A stretch of the Bradyrhizobium sp. CCBAU 53351 genome encodes the following:
- a CDS encoding zinc-binding alcohol dehydrogenase family protein — MSPADAKTVEARCVRLNAKAENAAELAPVVERQTLTRGPNDLLIEVKAAAVNPSDVKAATGLMPYAVFPRTPGRDYAGIVIDGPAGTAGREVFGSSGDLGIRRDGTHASHLVVEAEAVVEKPKTVSWEEAAGIGVPFVTAMEGFRRAGVPKSGETVLVFGVNGKVGQAAVQIATWQGARVIGVVRKAETYEGHSNAPIEVVDASTTDVAARVRELNGGKGADIVFNTVGDPYFQAAHKSLALRGRQILIAAIDRIVQFNILEFYRGQHTYVGIDTLGLSSAATGAVLRDLGPGFAGGQLKPFPIKASAVYPLDRAKEAYVAVAGSSRDRVIMKP; from the coding sequence ATGTCGCCAGCCGATGCCAAAACCGTCGAAGCGCGCTGCGTGCGCCTCAATGCCAAAGCCGAGAACGCCGCCGAGCTTGCGCCGGTGGTCGAGCGTCAGACGCTGACGCGCGGTCCGAACGATCTCCTGATCGAGGTGAAGGCCGCAGCCGTCAATCCGTCCGACGTCAAGGCCGCGACCGGGCTGATGCCCTATGCCGTGTTCCCGCGCACGCCGGGCCGCGATTATGCCGGCATCGTCATCGACGGGCCGGCCGGCACCGCCGGCCGCGAGGTGTTCGGCTCTTCCGGCGATCTCGGGATCCGCCGCGACGGCACCCATGCCAGCCATCTCGTGGTCGAGGCCGAGGCGGTCGTCGAGAAGCCGAAGACCGTGTCGTGGGAGGAGGCCGCCGGCATCGGCGTGCCCTTCGTCACCGCGATGGAAGGTTTTCGCCGCGCCGGCGTGCCGAAGAGCGGCGAGACCGTGCTGGTGTTCGGCGTCAACGGCAAGGTCGGTCAGGCTGCGGTGCAGATCGCGACCTGGCAGGGTGCGCGCGTCATCGGCGTGGTGCGCAAGGCGGAAACTTACGAAGGCCACAGCAACGCGCCGATCGAGGTGGTCGATGCCTCCACGACCGACGTTGCCGCGCGCGTGCGCGAATTGAATGGCGGCAAAGGCGCCGACATCGTCTTCAATACGGTGGGCGATCCCTATTTCCAGGCGGCGCACAAGTCGCTCGCCTTGCGCGGTCGCCAGATCCTGATTGCCGCGATCGACCGCATCGTGCAGTTCAACATCCTCGAATTCTATCGGGGCCAGCACACCTATGTCGGCATTGACACGCTCGGCCTGTCTTCGGCCGCGACCGGCGCGGTGCTGCGCGATCTCGGCCCGGGCTTTGCCGGCGGCCAACTGAAGCCGTTCCCGATCAAAGCGAGCGCCGTCTATCCGCTCGATCGCGCCAAGGAGGCCTATGTTGCCGTCGCCGGCTCCTCGCGCGACCGGGTGATTATGAAGCCGTAA
- a CDS encoding YeeE/YedE family protein produces MESSSLLVILAGLGIGLVYGAVGLLSGFCLMSSMRGWLAEGDGRLVRTYALAIAVAIAASQFLAGNGMVDLGKTIYLQPSFSVPVLFIGGLLFGYGMVLSNGCGSRALVLLGRGNLRSFVVVVVLAIAAQMTLKGLIAPARIALVQASQTTVNANSLPSLLATLGLTETLSRALATVTIVVALMLFAFAHPAFRRSPGQIVAGIIVGLLVAGGWYVTGCLGADDFNPIPVTSLTFIAPIADSLQYAMLSTGLTPNFGIATVAGVFVGSLMTALATGRFKLEGYSSPRHMLRSGTGAALMGIGGVMAFGCSIGQGLTGVSTLALGSFVAIAGILLGTAAGLRGALRVQPLAVA; encoded by the coding sequence ATGGAATCGTCCTCCCTGCTCGTCATCCTCGCCGGCCTCGGCATCGGTCTCGTCTACGGCGCCGTCGGCCTGCTCAGCGGCTTCTGCCTGATGAGCAGCATGCGCGGCTGGCTGGCCGAGGGCGACGGGCGGCTGGTGCGGACCTATGCGCTGGCGATCGCGGTCGCGATCGCCGCGAGCCAATTCCTCGCCGGCAACGGCATGGTTGATCTCGGCAAGACGATCTACCTGCAACCGTCGTTCTCGGTGCCGGTGCTGTTCATCGGCGGCCTGCTGTTCGGTTACGGCATGGTGCTGTCGAACGGCTGCGGCTCGCGCGCGCTGGTGCTGCTCGGCCGCGGCAATCTCCGCTCCTTCGTCGTCGTGGTCGTGCTGGCCATCGCCGCGCAGATGACGCTCAAGGGCCTGATCGCGCCGGCGCGCATCGCGCTGGTCCAGGCTTCGCAAACCACGGTCAACGCGAATTCGCTGCCGTCCTTGCTGGCGACGCTCGGTCTCACGGAGACGCTTTCGCGCGCGCTCGCAACCGTCACGATCGTCGTCGCGTTGATGCTGTTTGCCTTCGCGCATCCGGCGTTCCGCCGTTCGCCCGGCCAGATCGTCGCGGGCATCATCGTGGGCCTCCTCGTTGCCGGCGGCTGGTACGTGACCGGCTGTCTCGGTGCCGACGACTTCAATCCCATCCCGGTGACCTCGCTCACCTTCATCGCGCCGATCGCCGACAGCCTGCAATACGCCATGCTCTCGACCGGCCTGACGCCCAACTTCGGCATCGCGACGGTTGCCGGCGTCTTCGTCGGCAGCCTGATGACGGCACTCGCCACCGGCCGCTTCAAGCTCGAAGGCTATTCATCGCCACGCCACATGCTGCGCTCGGGCACCGGCGCTGCGCTGATGGGGATCGGCGGCGTGATGGCGTTCGGCTGCTCGATCGGGCAGGGGCTCACGGGCGTCTCGACCCTCGCGCTGGGTTCGTTCGTCGCGATCGCCGGCATCCTGCTCGGGACTGCGGCAGGCCTGCGCGGCGCGCTGCGGGTTCAGCCTCTCGCCGTAGCCTGA